One Pleurocapsa sp. PCC 7327 DNA segment encodes these proteins:
- a CDS encoding AarF/ABC1/UbiB kinase family protein, with amino-acid sequence MFSLTQTSSRQREIIEIVLSNGWDYMRRVLTGGKPDEPQIPRPEVLRKILVELGPFYVKLGQLLSTRPDLLSPDYIKALTALQANVPAVDWEEIELVIRQQLQQPIESVFTKINPTPVAAGSIAQIHRGTLSNGHEVAIKVQRPGIDKIVAQDTILIKGIAELVALTEFGQTYDIVKLAEEFTQAVKAELDFTLEASYTDQLRRNLSESRWFDPKELVIPQIYWEVTTEKLLVMEWLEGKPLLEAEIYSLDEKKSVSDRKKEITTLLFRAFFQQIYLNGFFHADPHPGNIFYLQDGRIALIDFGMIGCLDPRTQQILTEMLLAIVDLDAGACTQLTLELSESVQPTNLVRLKVDYERMLRKYYNLNLAQFNFSEVVYQLLQIARNNKIKVPGNLGLYAKCLANLEGVARQFNPEVNVLDEVKPLMTDLFRRQLIGDTPLQTSLRTILDLKSIYLKSPRQIEVLLDRLSSETLQWNLRLSELEPLRRSLDSSANRLSFSVVVGSLIIGAAIISTGAQTPQLSLISNILFAAASLLGLWLIVSILRSRRLK; translated from the coding sequence GTGTTTTCCCTCACTCAAACCAGTTCCCGCCAGCGAGAAATTATCGAGATAGTCCTGAGTAATGGATGGGACTATATGAGAAGAGTTTTAACTGGCGGCAAACCCGACGAACCGCAAATTCCGCGTCCGGAGGTTTTGCGGAAAATCTTAGTAGAACTCGGACCTTTTTATGTCAAATTAGGGCAACTTTTAAGTACTCGCCCCGATTTACTATCGCCTGACTATATCAAAGCGTTAACTGCCCTTCAGGCTAACGTTCCCGCAGTTGATTGGGAAGAAATAGAACTTGTTATTAGACAACAGCTGCAACAGCCAATAGAAAGTGTTTTTACAAAAATTAATCCGACTCCTGTTGCTGCTGGTTCGATTGCCCAAATTCATCGAGGAACGCTGAGTAACGGTCATGAAGTCGCCATCAAAGTTCAGCGTCCCGGAATTGATAAAATTGTGGCTCAGGATACTATTTTAATTAAAGGAATTGCTGAATTAGTTGCTCTTACAGAATTCGGACAAACCTACGATATTGTAAAACTAGCAGAAGAGTTTACCCAAGCTGTCAAAGCTGAATTAGATTTTACTCTCGAAGCTTCCTACACCGACCAACTGAGACGAAATTTATCTGAAAGTCGTTGGTTCGATCCGAAAGAGTTAGTGATTCCTCAAATTTATTGGGAGGTTACGACAGAAAAACTTTTAGTAATGGAGTGGTTAGAAGGAAAACCACTACTAGAAGCTGAGATTTATTCATTGGATGAGAAAAAATCAGTTAGCGATCGCAAAAAAGAAATTACGACTCTCCTTTTTCGTGCCTTTTTTCAACAAATATATTTAAATGGTTTTTTTCATGCCGATCCCCATCCCGGCAATATTTTTTATCTGCAAGACGGACGAATCGCTCTCATCGATTTTGGCATGATTGGGTGCTTGGATCCGCGAACGCAGCAAATTTTAACAGAAATGTTGTTGGCAATTGTCGATTTAGATGCAGGGGCTTGCACTCAGTTAACTTTAGAGTTATCTGAATCGGTTCAACCTACAAATTTAGTTCGTCTCAAAGTAGATTACGAGCGAATGCTGAGGAAATATTACAATCTAAATCTCGCTCAATTTAATTTTAGCGAAGTGGTTTATCAACTTCTACAAATTGCTCGAAATAATAAGATAAAAGTTCCAGGAAATCTAGGCTTATATGCAAAATGTTTGGCGAATTTAGAAGGAGTCGCTCGTCAATTTAATCCAGAAGTTAATGTCCTCGATGAAGTCAAGCCTTTGATGACCGATCTCTTTCGTCGTCAATTAATTGGCGACACTCCCTTACAAACAAGCCTGAGAACAATTCTCGATCTAAAATCAATTTATCTCAAATCTCCGCGACAAATAGAAGTTTTATTAGACCGTCTCAGTTCGGAAACCCTACAATGGAATTTGAGGCTGAGCGAATTAGAACCTTTGCGACGCAGTTTGGATTCTTCCGCCAATCGACTTTCGTTTAGTGTCGTTGTCGGGTCATTAATCATAGGCGCAGCAATTATTTCGACAGGCGCACAAACGCCACAGCTATCTTTAATTAGTAATATTCTTTTTGCGGCTGCTAGCTTGTTGGGATTGTGGTTGATTGTTAGTATTTTACGTTCTCGTCGTTTGAAGTAA
- a CDS encoding mannose-1-phosphate guanylyltransferase — translation MTRSLVPVILAGGKGERFWPLSRKHRPKQFLSLDGSDRSLLQATADRLLSVAGGWENLWVITSAPIADGVREQLPHLPEVNLLVEPEGRDTAPAVAWATLEVSKRHGKEVVIGFFPADHWIGDRAAFEKTLAAASQIAIAEASIVTLGITPNQPSTGYGYIEQGEFKGSFGGLPVYLVSRFTEKPDRDTAESFISTGRFSWNSGMFIFRAGVVLEELHAHAPNIIEPLLKQGKEVYPQLEKKSIDYALMEKTQLAYVLPANFDWDDLGDWNAIERLLKGDGKNVALAKHVELDTKGAILYASDSNEAIVTIGIEDVVIVRDGNVTLIVDKNRTQEIKQVLKLLQGDPHLEKLL, via the coding sequence ATGACCCGATCTTTAGTTCCCGTAATTCTGGCTGGTGGCAAGGGAGAAAGGTTTTGGCCCCTTAGCCGCAAACATCGACCCAAGCAGTTTCTATCCCTCGACGGCAGTGACAGAAGTCTCTTGCAAGCAACCGCCGATCGCCTCCTGTCCGTAGCGGGGGGATGGGAAAACTTGTGGGTCATCACCTCTGCCCCAATTGCCGACGGCGTAAGAGAACAATTACCTCATCTGCCAGAAGTTAACTTATTAGTCGAACCAGAAGGGCGGGACACTGCCCCAGCCGTAGCTTGGGCAACGCTGGAAGTTTCTAAGCGTCATGGAAAAGAGGTAGTAATCGGCTTCTTCCCTGCCGATCACTGGATTGGCGATCGTGCGGCTTTTGAGAAAACGCTGGCAGCAGCCAGCCAGATCGCGATCGCAGAAGCTTCTATAGTTACTCTAGGCATTACGCCAAATCAGCCTTCTACGGGTTATGGCTACATCGAACAGGGAGAATTCAAGGGAAGTTTTGGAGGATTGCCTGTCTATCTCGTCAGTCGCTTTACCGAGAAACCCGATCGCGATACGGCAGAGTCTTTTATTAGTACTGGTCGATTTAGTTGGAATAGCGGCATGTTTATCTTTCGGGCGGGAGTAGTTTTAGAAGAATTGCACGCCCATGCACCGAATATTATCGAACCTTTATTGAAGCAAGGGAAAGAAGTTTATCCCCAACTGGAGAAGAAAAGCATTGACTATGCTTTGATGGAAAAGACCCAGTTAGCCTATGTTTTACCAGCGAATTTCGATTGGGACGATTTGGGCGACTGGAACGCGATCGAAAGATTGCTAAAAGGAGATGGCAAGAATGTTGCCTTGGCAAAGCATGTCGAACTCGATACCAAGGGAGCGATTCTGTATGCCAGCGATAGCAACGAAGCAATTGTTACCATTGGGATAGAAGATGTGGTAATCGTGCGCGATGGCAACGTCACCCTCATCGTTGACAAAAATCGCACTCAGGAAATCAAACAAGTCCTGAAGTTACTGCAAGGCGATCCCCATCTTGAGAAATTACTTTAA
- a CDS encoding DUF4383 domain-containing protein, giving the protein MKTRYFALVAGIVFLVIGLLGFVPNLLALPASAPELAVKTGYGYLFGLFPVNVLHNIVRLVVGILGIVAYRKFVHARLFARGMAIFYGIVTVLGLIPATATLFGLIPIFGHNIWLHALAAVISAYFGYMIWERELQTA; this is encoded by the coding sequence ATGAAAACACGTTACTTCGCTCTAGTCGCTGGTATTGTCTTCCTAGTAATCGGTCTACTAGGATTCGTCCCAAATCTACTAGCGCTGCCAGCTAGCGCACCTGAGCTTGCAGTTAAGACTGGATATGGCTACCTGTTTGGTTTGTTTCCAGTCAACGTACTGCATAACATCGTGCGCCTAGTTGTAGGGATACTAGGGATTGTCGCCTATCGAAAATTCGTCCATGCACGGTTGTTTGCCCGCGGCATGGCAATTTTTTATGGAATTGTGACAGTTTTGGGGTTGATTCCTGCCACTGCCACACTGTTTGGTTTAATCCCAATTTTCGGTCACAATATCTGGCTTCATGCTCTGGCAGCAGTAATTTCAGCTTACTTTGGCTATATGATTTGGGAAAGAGAGCTTCAGACAGCATAA
- a CDS encoding zinc-dependent alcohol dehydrogenase family protein, producing MHAMILDVPGKPLRLADIPIPTPNPEQVLLRVRACGVCRTDLHVVDGELTHPKLPLVLGHQIVGIVEKIGAKVTKFKQGDRVGVPWLGSTCNHCRYCLSGRENLCDRAQFTGYQLDGGYAEYTVADEHFCFPIPQCYPDLQAAPLLCAGLIGYRSYRMAGDAERLGFYGFGAAAHILIQVARYQGREVYAFTRPDDVKGQQFALDLGAVWAGSSDELPPKELDAAIIFAPAGKLVPAALRAIAKGGTVVCAGIHMSDIPSFPYSILWEERMVRSVANLTRLDGEEFLTLAPQIPIHTEVTPFPLSAANEALEALRSGKINGAAVLVVDEN from the coding sequence ATGCATGCAATGATTTTGGATGTGCCTGGTAAACCCTTACGTCTGGCAGATATCCCCATTCCTACTCCCAACCCCGAACAAGTTCTACTGCGGGTTCGTGCCTGCGGAGTATGCCGGACTGACTTGCACGTCGTCGATGGAGAACTGACTCATCCCAAACTTCCCCTCGTCTTGGGTCATCAAATCGTCGGTATCGTTGAGAAAATTGGCGCGAAAGTGACAAAATTTAAGCAGGGCGATCGCGTTGGCGTTCCTTGGCTTGGCTCTACCTGTAACCATTGCCGCTACTGTTTGTCGGGAAGGGAAAATTTGTGCGATCGCGCTCAATTTACAGGCTATCAACTCGATGGCGGTTATGCAGAATATACTGTCGCCGACGAACATTTTTGCTTCCCCATTCCCCAATGCTATCCCGATTTACAAGCGGCACCGCTTCTGTGTGCCGGACTGATCGGCTATCGTTCCTATCGCATGGCGGGAGATGCAGAACGGCTGGGATTCTATGGCTTTGGTGCGGCAGCGCATATTTTAATTCAAGTTGCTCGCTATCAGGGACGCGAAGTCTATGCCTTTACTCGTCCCGACGATGTCAAAGGACAACAGTTTGCCCTCGATTTAGGGGCAGTCTGGGCGGGAAGTTCCGATGAATTGCCGCCAAAAGAATTGGATGCGGCGATTATTTTTGCACCTGCGGGCAAGTTGGTTCCTGCTGCTTTGAGAGCGATTGCCAAAGGAGGCACGGTCGTCTGTGCGGGGATCCACATGAGCGATATTCCTTCTTTTCCCTATAGTATTCTCTGGGAAGAGAGAATGGTGCGATCGGTTGCCAATCTAACCCGTCTCGATGGAGAGGAATTTTTGACTTTAGCGCCTCAGATTCCCATCCACACGGAGGTTACGCCTTTTCCGCTATCGGCTGCAAATGAAGCCCTAGAAGCTTTACGAAGTGGCAAGATTAATGGTGCAGCCGTGTTAGTGGTCGATGAGAATTAA